The nucleotide window GCTCGACGACGAGCGCGTCGCCGGGCTCGCCGAGGATCTCGCCGAGGGGCTCGCCAACGACGAACTGACGAGCGTCGGCGCGCTCGTCGAGAGCGAGATCCTGATCCGCCAGCTCGAACGCGACGACCTGCTCTCGGAGCTCCACGCGGCGGCGATGCCCGGCCTCAATGAATACGACGGCTTCGACGTCCACGACCCGGAGAGCAGCCTCCGGGCGGCCGAGCGCGCCCGCTCGTCCGTGCGCCGCGGGATTGGCACGCTCGAAGCCACGAGCGGTTTCGCCGGGCTGATCCCGAACGTCGGCTCGAACCTCGTCGAGTGCGTTCCCGACGCCACCGACATCGACGACGTGGCGGGCGTTCCCGGTCGCATCTTCGACGTCAAGGGGCGGACGACGGTTCCGGGCGACCCCGAATTCGGCGTCTCGGCTCACGTCGCCGGCGTCCTGCTCGCCGCGCGCGACAACGGCAACGACGCGCTCGCCGCGCTCAATCTCGCCTACGACGCCGATCTCGTCGATCGACTCGAATCGCTCGATCTCGCGACGGTGGAGTTCGACGGCGAACGCGACACCGACGATGCGATCGCCGCCGTCGACGCCGCCGCTGCCGACGCGCTCTACCATACCGGCGGGTTCGGCGTCGAGGCCAACGTCTACCTGCTCGCCCCGAGCGCCGCCGACGCCGCCGCCCGCGTCCGCGGGCTCCTCTGACGATGAGCGATGGACGCGCCAGCAAGGAGGGAACGGAAACGGATGGCGCGAGCGAAGCACAGAGCTTCTACGGCCGCTGGGCGCGCCTCTACGACACCATCGCTACCTTTCCAGGAATCGGGTCGTGGCGCGAACGTGCCGTCGAGAGTTTAGAACTCTCGCCCGGCGACACGGTCGTCGAGATGGGCTGTGGGACGGGCGCGAACCTCCCGTATCTGCGCGAGGCGGTCGGGCCGTCGGGCACGGTCGTCGGCGTCGACTTCACGCGCGGGATGCTCGATCGTGCGCGCCGACACGTCGCGGCCGCCGGCTGGACGAACGTCCATCTCGTCCGCGGCGACGCCACCGCACCGCCGATCGAACGCGCCGACGCGGTGCTCGCGAGCTTCGTCGTCGGCATGCTCGCCGATCCGGCCGCAGTCGTCGAGGACTGGCTCGCGCTCGTGCGCTCGGGTGGGCGCGTCGCGCTGCTTGACGCCACGCGCAGTACCCGGACGAGCGCGAAACCGCTCGACGCCGCCTTTCGGTTTTTCGTCGCCGCGAGCGCGCCGCCGACCCGACAGTTGCGCTATGCGACGCCGCCGTGGAAACCGCTCGACGAGCGCGTCACTGCTGCTCGCCAGCCGCTCGAAGAGCATACTGAAGAGTACGACAGTACGGAGTTCGCGCTCGGCTTCGTCCGTCTGGCGAGTGGGTACGTTCCCTGATATTCCATACCCGCCAGTTCTCTGTCGGCTTCGTCCCGCTTTGATCGCGGTCAGCGCACGGTTCCCGACTCGTCGATCGGGCCGAATCGCACGTATCGCGCGAGCGACCGCCAGCCGAGCGCGAGCAGGCAGGCCCCGATCGCATCGGCGAGCGCGTCGGCGACGCTCGCGGTCCGGTAGGCGATCGGCCACTGGACGATCTCGATACCGATGCCGAAGGCGACAGCCAGCCCGACCGCGAGCGCCAGCCGGGCGTGACCGTTCTCGATCGAGGCGTACGCGAGCGTCGCGGTCACTCCTGCATAGGCGAGCGCGTGCGACCACTTGTCCATCCCGACGAGCCCGAGCGGTCCGACGCTCGGCGTTCCGCTCGCCTCGACGACCGAGGCGACAAGGACGACGCCGGCGACCAGCACGACGAGTGCGTAGCGAACCCGGCGATCGACGAGCGGGATGGACGGCGATCTCATGACAGGACTGGCGACCGGCAGCAAAAGCGGTGCGATGGCGGTCGAGTCGTGTGATCGGACATCCAAAGGTGTATAACGGATGTTCTCGGAAAAATCAACGGATGGAGTACGGTCTCGTCGCGCTGTGGTGGCTGACGTACGTCGGTCTCGCGCTGTTCGGCCTGCCGGTGGCCGCACGGCTGTGCTCGTCGCTACCGGGCCGCGGTGCGGGCTTTTCGTTCGCCATCTCGCTGGCGATCATGACCCTCGTCGCCTTCTGGGTCGGTTTCCTCTCGCTCGGCTGGGTCGCCCTGTTCGCGGGACTCGTCGCGCTCGCGATCTGTGCGGTGCTCGCGGCCCAGTCGGGCGTCGAGATCGATCGCCGGGCGACCGTCGAGGCGGTAGCGGTGTTCACGCTCGTCTACCTGTTCGTCATCGCGCTGCGATCGGTCGAGCCGGGCATCACGCCGGGCGGCGAGAAGTTCCTCGATTTCGGGCTCGTGGCGTCGCTGTACCGTGCCGGGAGCCTCCCGCTCGAGGACTTCTGGTTCGCCGGCGAGTCGATGATCTACTACTACGGCGGCCACTTCGTCGTCACGCTGCTGGCCCGTCTGACCGATACGGTCCCGTGGACGGCGTTCAACCTCGCGATGGCGGGACTGTTCGGCTCGCTCGGGGCCGGTGCGTACGAGCTCGCCGGCGCGGTCGCGGTCGGGCGACGCGCCCGCCGAACGATTCGCTCGTACAGCAGTCGAACACGCCGGACCGCCGGCGCAACGGCGGTCTTCTTCACGATATTCGCGAGCAACCCCTCGACGGCGGTGCGCCTCCTCATCAAGCGACTGCCGGCGTCGATCGGCGAGAGAGCCGCCGACGCGTTCGCGGCGGCACACTCCAAGCTGCCGGACTATCAGGTGCTCCGGCCGATCCCGTCGGACTACCAATACAAGGTCGCCGGGCGCATCATCCCCGAAACGTACGACCCGTTCCCGCTGTTCGGCGCGGTCCGGGGCGACATCCGCCCGTACTTCACGAGCACGCCGTTCCTGCTCTGCGTGGTCGGGCTGTGTTACGCCTACTACCGCACGCCCGCCGCGTCGGTCCGTCGACGGCGCGCGATCGTCTTCGGTGCCGTGCCGATCGTCGGGGGGTTTATGGCACTCGTCAACACCTGGAGCCTGGCCATCGTCCTCGGGATGACGTGGCTGACGCTGACGTTCGCCCCCACCGACCTTCGCTCGCTCGTTCCGACCCGGCTCGCCACCCGCATCGACCGCATCGTGGGCGATCCACCGACCAGCAGGCCGCGAGGGGCGCTCGTGCGGACGGGCGGCGCGGCCGGACTCTCGGCGGTCGTGGGCGTGATCGGCGTTCTCGCCGCGCTTCCCTTCTTCCTCGGACCGGTGCAGGCCGGACCGAGCACGTCGCTGATGGTCCTCGACGCCGCCGCGCGCAGTTCGATCGGTTCGCTGCTGCTCGTCCACGGCGCGTTCCTCGCGATCTTCCTCACTCTCCTGCTCGCCCGCAGTCGCCGGCGCTGGTCGTCGACCGTCGCCGTCGCTGGCGGGCTGGGGTTCGTCGCCCTCGTCGCGTTCGTCCCGAGCGCACTCGCGCCGATCGCGCTGTTCGCGGTGCCGCTCGTGCTCTGCTGGTATCTCCTCGCGACCGATCGCATCGGCTTCGTGGGCGTCCTCGTCGTCGCCGGGTTCGGACTGCTCGTGCTGCCCGAACTCGGCTTTCTCGCCGAGGGCGGCGACGGACGGTTCAACACCGTCGTGAAGACGTACATGCCGACGTGGATCCTCTGGGCGAGCGCCGCCGGCGTCGTCCTCCCACGACTCGTCCGCGGTCGCGGGCCGTGGAACTGGACGCGCCGCCAGCAGGTCGCCAGCGCTCTCGCCGCCGTGCTCGTGCTCTCGACGGCCGCGTTCGGCGGCGTCGCCGTCCAGCGCCATTTCGCCGATCCGAACGTCGAGGAGCCGACGCTCGATGGGCTGGCCGCCGCCGAGGAGAACGTTCCGGGCCAGGTCGCGGCGATCCGCTGGCTCGACGACCGCTCCGGCCGGCCGACGATCGTCTCGGCACCCAGCCGCTACGTCTATCGCTGGAGTGCGAGCCCGGCCGCCAGCCTCACGGGCGTCCCGACGGTCGTCGGCGTCTCTCACGAGGCGCAGTATCGCGGCCGGCAGACGTATCTCGATCGGGTGTACGCCGTCAACACCATCTATCTCGGCTCGGCCGAGCGCCGTGCCGCGCTGCTCGAACGATACGACGTGAGATACGTCTACGTGGGGCCGACAGAGCGCGATCGATACGGCGACATCCGCCCGTTCTCCGAGCTACAGGGCGTCTCGGTGGCGTTCCAGGAGGACAACGTGACGATCTACGCGGTCGATCAGGAGCGGTTGGAAGCGCCCCCGGAGGAGACGTGAGCCGGTTCAGGCGTTGGCAGCCGACAGCCACGGGATGGCACGCGCGCCGAGGCGACGGAGCAGTGCCGAGGAGCCGTAACCCAGCACGCCGACCGCGATCATCCCGACGACGATGTTCGGATACTCGCCGGCGGTGAAGGCGTTCCAGATGAAGTAGCCGAGCCCGCTGCTCGACAGCAGTTCGGCGGCGACGAGGCTCACCCACGCGAGCCCCATCGCGTTGACGAGTCCGGTGTAGATCGACGGAAGCGCGCCGGGCAACACCACGTGTCTCATCGTCTGCAATGGGGTGGCTCCGAGCGAGCGCGCCGCCTGCGGATACTCCTCCTCAACGCCGCGAACGCCCTCGATGGTGTTGAGCAGGATCGGGAAGAACGCCGCCAGGAAGATGATGAACCGGACGATGTTCGCGGGCGTCAGCAGGATGATCGTCAGCGCGGGATACCAGGCGATCGGCGGGATCGGTCGGAGCACTTCGAGCGCCGGGAAGGTCAGATCGGAGACGATCTCGCTCCGGCCGATGAGCAGCCCGAGCGGGATCGCGACGACCGTCGCGATGGCGAAGGAAAGATACACACGGAACGTGCTCCGGCCGACCTCCTGCCAGAAGGAACTGCTCGCGGCCGCGTCGACGAACGCGACCGCCACCTCGACCGGTGAGGGAAGGCTCGGGACCGCCCCGACGAGCATCGTCGCGACTGCCCAGATGGCGAGCACCGCCAGCAGCGACGCCGACTGTTCGAGTCGTTGGACGTACGCCATCAGGCGCGCCCCTCCGCCTGCTCCATCGCACGCTCGGCCTCGTCGTGGATGCTCTCGCTGGCGCGGCGCTGGAGTTCGTTGAACCGGTCGGTCGTGACCATGTCGGTGCTCCGCGGCCGTTCGAGATCGACGTCGATGACGTCCTTCACCTGGCCCGGGCGGGCGGTCATCACGACGACGCGATCGGCGAGCAGGATGGCCTCCTCGACGTCGTGGGTGATGAAGAGCACGGTCCTGTCGTCGTCTTCCCAGACGTCGAGCAGTTTCTCCTGCATCAGCTCCTTGGTCATCGCGTCGAGCCCGCTGAACGGCTCGTCCATCAGCATGATGTCCGGATCGTTCGCGAGCAGTCTGGCGAGCTCGGCGCGCTGTTGCATCCCGCCGGAGAGCTCGTGCGGATACGCGTCCTCGAAGCCGGAGAGTCCCATCTGGTTGAACAGCGACGCGACGCGGCTCTCGTCGACATCGTCGCGCATCTGCGGGCCGAAACGGACGTTTTCGCTGATCGTCTTCCAGGGGAACAGCCGGTTTTCTTGAAAGACGACGCCCCGCGAGGGATCAGGTCCCTCGACCGGTTCGTCGTTGACCAGCACCTCGCCCTCGGTGGGGTCGAGATAGCCCGCGATGCACTCCATCACGGTGGACTTCCCACAGCCCGAAGGACCGAGCACGGTGACGAACTCCTCGGCCTCGATGTGGAGGTCCATCCCGTCGACGGCGACCAGTTCGTCCCCGTCGTCGCCGTAGACCTTCCGCAGGTCCTGGATGTTGACTGTACCGGAGCCGCTCGATTCGGTCCACGAGCGGCGCTGTTCGGCGGACTGTTCGTCGGTGTCGGAACGCGTCGTGGTGTCTGTGTTGGGTTCACTCATGGGTTACTCCGTCGACCAGGGCATCAGCCAGTTGCCGAGCGCCTCGACGAGCGCCGAGGTGGCGTAGCCGAGCGCGCCGACGGCGAGCATGCCGATGACGACGACCTGGTTCTGTAGCAGTCGCGACCCCTGGATGATGATGTAGCCAAGTCCGGGGCCGCCGGTGAGTAGTTCGGCGGCGACGACCGTGATCCAGCCGAGGCCGACGCCGAGCGACAGTCCGGTGATGATCGAGGGGAGCGTCGCCGGCAGCACGACGTGTCGGAAGACGTCGCCCGAACCGGCCCCGAGCGAGCGGGCGGCCTGGCCGTACTCCGTCTCGATGGTGCGTGCGCCCTCGATCGTGTTCGTGAAAATTGGGAAGAACGCCCCGATGAACACGACGAACAGCGCGGGCAGCGGTACCGAGATCGATCCGAGCGCGAGCGCCGGAAAGACGATGATGGCGATCGGCAGCCACGAGATGGGCGGGATCGGACGCAGCGCTTCGAGCGCCGGATAGAGCAGGTTCTCCCAGCGATCGCTCGTCCCGACGACGAGCCCGAGCGGGATGGCCAGCAGCGCCGCCGCGACGACGCCGACCGCGACCCGCGCGCCCGAGTAGACGGCGTGGAGATAGATCGTGTCGCCACCCTCGGTCAGCGGCTGGCCGGCGAGCGCGCCGGCGAACTCGACGATCGTCGTCACGGGGCTGACGAAGTGCTCGAAGTTGAGCACGCCGAACTCGTAGAACAGCCACCAGACCGCGACGAAACCGACCAGCGAGACGAGCTTGCGAACGCCGCGCGTCGGCGACGGCAGGCTCCCGGCGAACCCCTTGACGAGCCGATCGCTCATCGAGCCGGTGCTCATCGTCCGCCTCCCGAGCCGTTGCCGGCCGAGCCGTTCGCCGCCGAACCGTTGCCGCCGGAGCCGTTGCCCGCGCCGTCGGCCGAGCGCGGTTCCCACCCGACGCTGTCGCCGAGTTCGGCCGCCGCCTCGTCGAGGATCTCGGGTTTGTAGCGGTCAGCCGGCGGCGGCGATTCGAGCGCGCCCTGGCGTGTGAGGAACTTCGGTCCGGTCTCCTTCATCAGCTTGCCCGGCTCTTTGGCTCGCTCGTAGTCGGTCGCGAACTTGAGTCGCTGGACGTCCTCGCCGATCGGCGGATCGCGGTATGCACCCCAGCGCAGCGTCGAGCGGTCGAAGTAGCGCAGGTCCTGTTCCTGTTCGACCAGATCGAGCGTTCGCTCGCGGTCGCGCTCGAAGACGCGCGTCGCTTCGAGTTCGGCCTTCAGGATCGCCTTCGCCGCCTCGCGGTGGTTGTTGATCAGATCGTCGGTCATCGGAAGGCCGCCGGCGTCGATGATGTCGTACTCCGCGCCGGTCGAGACGTACCTGGTGAGGTCGTCCTCGAAGACCGACTTCGCGATCGATGGCTCCCAGCCGAGCCCCGCCGCGATGCGGCCCTCCCGGAGGTTCGCGAGGATGGTCGAGATCCCCGTATCGACCATCTCGACCTCGCCCGTGCCGATCCCCTCGGCTTCGAGCAGCCGGAGGAGATAGCGGTGCGTGCACGACCCCTTGGTGACGCCGACGGACTTGCCGGCGATGTCGGAGGTCTGCTCGATGTTCGAATCCTTCGGCACGATGAGGAGGTTGCACTGCTGGCCGTGCGACCAGTTTGCCAGTCCGACGAGACTCGCGGGGGTTTCGGTCTGGGCGATCGTCGTCAGCGCCGGCATGTCGCCCATCCAGCCGGCCTGGTTCTTGCCGACACTGATCCGGTTGCCGATGACCGCTCCCTGGAGTGCCGACTGCCATTCCAGGGAGTAGCCGTCCGGAAGGTACTTGTTGGGGATGTCGCTGTGTTTCATCACCAGCGCCTCCCAGGCGTGCGCCGAGAACGGCTGATAGCCCATCGTCAGCGTCGTCGTGGTGCCGCTGGCCGAGCCGAGACAGCCGGCCAGCAGCCCGGTGGTGCCGATGGCCGCCGCCCCGAGGAACCGCCGCCGAGAGCTGGTCGTCGATGCCTCTGGTCGTCGTCGCTGTTGGTGCCGATTCATGATTCATCGTCGTCGTTCGCGACCCGATACGCCGCTGCCGGCGTCCGTGCCGGCTGTGTCGAGTGGGTGAAAACTACCCACCGCGCCTCGTAAGTTACCTATGGGATACTGTTCGGCTGATCGTTCCTGAAACTGTTGCTTTCGTGTGCAAGATTTCAAAAACGATGGCGATCGCTCAGTCGAATTCGCCGGAACGGATCGCCGCTTCCGCCGCGTCGAGCGCCGCCTCGCGGTCGAACACGTCGATGGCCCGCTCGCGTTCGTCGTCGGAGCGGTTGG belongs to Halococcus qingdaonensis and includes:
- a CDS encoding ABC transporter permease produces the protein MSTGSMSDRLVKGFAGSLPSPTRGVRKLVSLVGFVAVWWLFYEFGVLNFEHFVSPVTTIVEFAGALAGQPLTEGGDTIYLHAVYSGARVAVGVVAAALLAIPLGLVVGTSDRWENLLYPALEALRPIPPISWLPIAIIVFPALALGSISVPLPALFVVFIGAFFPIFTNTIEGARTIETEYGQAARSLGAGSGDVFRHVVLPATLPSIITGLSLGVGLGWITVVAAELLTGGPGLGYIIIQGSRLLQNQVVVIGMLAVGALGYATSALVEALGNWLMPWSTE
- a CDS encoding class I SAM-dependent methyltransferase, coding for MSDGRASKEGTETDGASEAQSFYGRWARLYDTIATFPGIGSWRERAVESLELSPGDTVVEMGCGTGANLPYLREAVGPSGTVVGVDFTRGMLDRARRHVAAAGWTNVHLVRGDATAPPIERADAVLASFVVGMLADPAAVVEDWLALVRSGGRVALLDATRSTRTSAKPLDAAFRFFVAASAPPTRQLRYATPPWKPLDERVTAARQPLEEHTEEYDSTEFALGFVRLASGYVP
- a CDS encoding VanZ family protein; the protein is MRSPSIPLVDRRVRYALVVLVAGVVLVASVVEASGTPSVGPLGLVGMDKWSHALAYAGVTATLAYASIENGHARLALAVGLAVAFGIGIEIVQWPIAYRTASVADALADAIGACLLALGWRSLARYVRFGPIDESGTVR
- a CDS encoding ABC transporter substrate-binding protein, which gives rise to MNRHQQRRRPEASTTSSRRRFLGAAAIGTTGLLAGCLGSASGTTTTLTMGYQPFSAHAWEALVMKHSDIPNKYLPDGYSLEWQSALQGAVIGNRISVGKNQAGWMGDMPALTTIAQTETPASLVGLANWSHGQQCNLLIVPKDSNIEQTSDIAGKSVGVTKGSCTHRYLLRLLEAEGIGTGEVEMVDTGISTILANLREGRIAAGLGWEPSIAKSVFEDDLTRYVSTGAEYDIIDAGGLPMTDDLINNHREAAKAILKAELEATRVFERDRERTLDLVEQEQDLRYFDRSTLRWGAYRDPPIGEDVQRLKFATDYERAKEPGKLMKETGPKFLTRQGALESPPPADRYKPEILDEAAAELGDSVGWEPRSADGAGNGSGGNGSAANGSAGNGSGGGR
- a CDS encoding ABC transporter permease; translation: MAYVQRLEQSASLLAVLAIWAVATMLVGAVPSLPSPVEVAVAFVDAAASSSFWQEVGRSTFRVYLSFAIATVVAIPLGLLIGRSEIVSDLTFPALEVLRPIPPIAWYPALTIILLTPANIVRFIIFLAAFFPILLNTIEGVRGVEEEYPQAARSLGATPLQTMRHVVLPGALPSIYTGLVNAMGLAWVSLVAAELLSSSGLGYFIWNAFTAGEYPNIVVGMIAVGVLGYGSSALLRRLGARAIPWLSAANA
- a CDS encoding DUF2298 domain-containing protein — protein: MEYGLVALWWLTYVGLALFGLPVAARLCSSLPGRGAGFSFAISLAIMTLVAFWVGFLSLGWVALFAGLVALAICAVLAAQSGVEIDRRATVEAVAVFTLVYLFVIALRSVEPGITPGGEKFLDFGLVASLYRAGSLPLEDFWFAGESMIYYYGGHFVVTLLARLTDTVPWTAFNLAMAGLFGSLGAGAYELAGAVAVGRRARRTIRSYSSRTRRTAGATAVFFTIFASNPSTAVRLLIKRLPASIGERAADAFAAAHSKLPDYQVLRPIPSDYQYKVAGRIIPETYDPFPLFGAVRGDIRPYFTSTPFLLCVVGLCYAYYRTPAASVRRRRAIVFGAVPIVGGFMALVNTWSLAIVLGMTWLTLTFAPTDLRSLVPTRLATRIDRIVGDPPTSRPRGALVRTGGAAGLSAVVGVIGVLAALPFFLGPVQAGPSTSLMVLDAAARSSIGSLLLVHGAFLAIFLTLLLARSRRRWSSTVAVAGGLGFVALVAFVPSALAPIALFAVPLVLCWYLLATDRIGFVGVLVVAGFGLLVLPELGFLAEGGDGRFNTVVKTYMPTWILWASAAGVVLPRLVRGRGPWNWTRRQQVASALAAVLVLSTAAFGGVAVQRHFADPNVEEPTLDGLAAAEENVPGQVAAIRWLDDRSGRPTIVSAPSRYVYRWSASPAASLTGVPTVVGVSHEAQYRGRQTYLDRVYAVNTIYLGSAERRAALLERYDVRYVYVGPTERDRYGDIRPFSELQGVSVAFQEDNVTIYAVDQERLEAPPEET
- a CDS encoding ABC transporter ATP-binding protein, with the translated sequence MSEPNTDTTTRSDTDEQSAEQRRSWTESSGSGTVNIQDLRKVYGDDGDELVAVDGMDLHIEAEEFVTVLGPSGCGKSTVMECIAGYLDPTEGEVLVNDEPVEGPDPSRGVVFQENRLFPWKTISENVRFGPQMRDDVDESRVASLFNQMGLSGFEDAYPHELSGGMQQRAELARLLANDPDIMLMDEPFSGLDAMTKELMQEKLLDVWEDDDRTVLFITHDVEEAILLADRVVVMTARPGQVKDVIDVDLERPRSTDMVTTDRFNELQRRASESIHDEAERAMEQAEGRA
- a CDS encoding thiamine-phosphate synthase family protein, which gives rise to MRFIEEIVVDEFLPTFRSLLAERLREHDLTQSEVADILGISQSAVSKYAHGEVARNERVLDDERVAGLAEDLAEGLANDELTSVGALVESEILIRQLERDDLLSELHAAAMPGLNEYDGFDVHDPESSLRAAERARSSVRRGIGTLEATSGFAGLIPNVGSNLVECVPDATDIDDVAGVPGRIFDVKGRTTVPGDPEFGVSAHVAGVLLAARDNGNDALAALNLAYDADLVDRLESLDLATVEFDGERDTDDAIAAVDAAAADALYHTGGFGVEANVYLLAPSAADAAARVRGLL